A genomic window from Sphingobacterium sp. BN32 includes:
- a CDS encoding DUF542 domain-containing protein, giving the protein MIISTTLEVFELETQERQKTIFEYFDALSEGESFIIRHDHDPKPLYFQFLSGKGDGFLWEYLESGPQFWQVRIGKTHAVKTEETIGEIAAKDIRNAALLTNLGVDYCCNGKQTVGECAASIGLTEGELRDKLAQAAKIEAPSDYLTFENWELDFLAAYIKNVHHYYIREHFPIISNLANRVAMVHASEQPELVDYAKEVDTFLNEIYAHIEIEEKLLFPGANNLSMLTVEHACQLVQYLRYEHGDLGVELQQLRRIIKHYLPPEGACYSYISLHAHLEALERDLCQHIHLEINILFPKLLKIYDSSSNSTNIFETEGLCSI; this is encoded by the coding sequence ATGATTATTTCAACTACACTTGAGGTTTTTGAGTTAGAAACTCAGGAAAGACAAAAAACTATCTTTGAATATTTTGACGCGCTTTCTGAGGGCGAATCATTCATCATCAGACATGATCATGACCCCAAGCCTCTGTATTTCCAATTTTTATCAGGAAAAGGCGATGGATTTCTATGGGAATATCTGGAATCGGGTCCTCAATTTTGGCAGGTTCGGATAGGAAAGACTCATGCTGTGAAGACAGAAGAAACCATTGGAGAAATTGCGGCGAAGGACATTCGCAATGCAGCACTTTTAACCAATCTGGGTGTTGATTACTGTTGTAACGGAAAGCAGACAGTCGGCGAATGTGCAGCTTCCATCGGCCTGACCGAAGGGGAACTTCGTGATAAATTAGCGCAAGCAGCAAAGATTGAGGCGCCATCAGACTATCTAACGTTTGAGAACTGGGAATTGGATTTTCTCGCTGCCTATATCAAAAATGTGCACCATTATTATATACGTGAGCATTTTCCGATTATCAGCAATTTAGCGAACCGAGTTGCGATGGTACATGCAAGTGAACAACCGGAGTTAGTCGATTATGCAAAAGAGGTTGACACATTTTTGAATGAAATTTACGCGCATATAGAAATAGAAGAAAAGCTGTTATTTCCCGGCGCCAATAATTTAAGCATGCTAACGGTGGAACATGCTTGTCAATTAGTCCAATACCTTCGTTATGAACATGGTGATTTAGGTGTCGAATTGCAGCAATTACGCCGCATAATAAAGCATTATCTGCCACCCGAGGGGGCCTGCTATTCCTATATCTCACTGCATGCGCATCTTGAAGCGTTGGAGCGTGACCTGTGTCAGCATATACATTTAGAAATCAATATTTTATTTCCGAAACTCTTAAAAATTTACGATTCCTCGTCGAATTCAACAAACATTTTTGAGACCGAAGGCTTATGCAGCATTTAA
- a CDS encoding FixH family protein — translation MKKINFLLSLCLTLLFMSSCSKDDPSVEIETDKLIIAKATLSNDEEITLMGDHELTVGYQKVYIQLTKDGRLQTSSNITFSPIMDMGSMTHGAPSSALSYANQTNSYEGYVVFTMPSSDSGSWELKFNVNGEEISIPIRVKAAATGNLPVKSFTASNNKGYVIALVDPATPKIGVNELELMIFLKETMFSFPEQNGLTLDFDPQMTSMNHGSPNNVSPVASGNGRYKGKVNFTMTGDWRLFFDIKEGNTELAKDVYLDVLF, via the coding sequence ATGAAAAAGATAAACTTTCTCCTTTCCCTTTGCTTGACGCTCTTATTTATGAGCTCTTGTTCCAAAGACGATCCAAGCGTGGAGATCGAAACAGATAAGCTAATTATTGCTAAGGCTACGCTGAGCAATGATGAAGAAATCACCCTAATGGGCGACCACGAGCTAACTGTTGGCTATCAGAAGGTATATATTCAGCTTACCAAGGATGGCAGACTGCAAACCTCTTCCAACATCACTTTCTCACCAATTATGGATATGGGCAGCATGACGCATGGCGCTCCATCGAGTGCTTTGAGCTATGCCAACCAAACGAATAGTTATGAGGGCTATGTGGTATTTACGATGCCATCTAGCGATTCGGGTTCATGGGAGTTGAAATTTAATGTGAATGGCGAAGAGATCAGTATCCCAATTCGGGTGAAAGCAGCGGCGACTGGCAATTTGCCCGTAAAGAGTTTTACAGCATCCAATAATAAGGGATATGTCATCGCTTTAGTTGATCCTGCAACACCCAAGATAGGGGTGAATGAGTTAGAGCTGATGATTTTTCTAAAAGAGACGATGTTTTCATTTCCGGAACAAAACGGATTAACATTGGATTTTGATCCGCAAATGACTTCTATGAATCATGGCTCACCTAATAATGTTTCGCCGGTTGCTTCTGGCAATGGTCGTTACAAAGGCAAGGTCAATTTTACGATGACAGGAGATTGGAGATTGTTCTTCGATATCAAAGAAGGAAATACCGAGTTGGCGAAAGATGTATATCTCGATGTTCTCTTCTAA
- a CDS encoding TonB-dependent siderophore receptor, translated as MNGIRYILVLSAIAMTFTAMAQHHKEQDSLKHVEIEEVVVTSQVGVNKQLEKEQRASKQANIDQLLDKVAGVQMIRRGAYAWEPTIRSLNAAQTNLSIDGMAIFGACTDRMDPISSYIEPSNLQQINVNLEPSFNNYGAGVAGGINFKLATPELTNLPKLSGLLGTGFETNAEAIQTLASLQYSTDRYGILINGIFRKAHEYRAANMQVVPHSQFQKWNGSLAFKYKINDRNQLTAQYLADYGQNIGYPALTMDVAYANANIASLSHVYSMKATGMDLRSKIYFNHIDHAMDDTKRPAESVAMHMDMPGVSWTGGFYSETGYQQGKHYLQARVSGYVNRLTANMTMYPTQGSPMFMYTIPDAQRNHIDLAIADKLAVSEQWGVDFLGNYSYSHSQLYSEAGKAQLSGMKDGNLNRSNHLASVSLMGHYQPSAHWHWMAKMGYATRSASLQEYYGFYLFNRLDNYDYLGNMDLKTEKALQASLGMSYQLAWLRIEATAYNYFFKDYIAGAINNDFQVMTIGATGVKQYANLSSANIIGAEFALRLKPFKFLEWMSTVAYSEGKDNRDNSLPLIAPFTNNNSLLVNYKGWAGQVELAYYAAQNKVSPEVYGDTHTPSATLLNAGLRKTFSLKQHRLTSNFRVENIFDRYYYRHQDIMKIARPGRNFVAQISLSF; from the coding sequence ATGAACGGCATACGATATATATTAGTTTTAAGCGCTATCGCCATGACTTTCACTGCGATGGCTCAACATCATAAGGAGCAAGACTCACTTAAACATGTAGAAATTGAAGAAGTCGTGGTCACGAGTCAAGTTGGTGTCAATAAGCAACTTGAAAAGGAACAACGTGCTTCCAAACAAGCCAATATTGATCAGCTGCTGGATAAGGTAGCCGGCGTACAGATGATCCGTCGCGGTGCCTACGCCTGGGAACCAACCATACGTAGTCTAAATGCCGCGCAGACCAATCTAAGTATCGACGGAATGGCAATTTTTGGGGCTTGTACAGATCGGATGGATCCCATTAGTTCATATATCGAGCCTAGCAACCTTCAACAGATTAATGTCAATCTAGAACCCTCTTTTAATAACTACGGTGCGGGTGTTGCCGGAGGTATTAATTTTAAATTGGCGACTCCCGAATTGACGAATCTTCCTAAATTAAGCGGTTTGCTCGGAACAGGTTTCGAAACGAATGCTGAGGCTATTCAAACTTTAGCCTCCCTACAGTACAGTACAGACCGCTATGGTATCCTGATCAATGGGATATTCAGAAAAGCGCATGAGTATCGGGCAGCGAATATGCAAGTGGTACCACATTCGCAGTTCCAAAAATGGAATGGATCGCTGGCGTTCAAATATAAAATAAACGATAGAAACCAGCTTACCGCACAATATCTTGCTGACTATGGACAAAATATTGGATACCCAGCTTTGACGATGGATGTTGCATATGCAAATGCCAATATCGCTTCATTAAGCCATGTGTACTCGATGAAAGCGACAGGCATGGATCTTCGAAGTAAAATATATTTTAATCACATCGACCATGCAATGGACGATACGAAACGTCCGGCAGAAAGTGTCGCGATGCATATGGATATGCCTGGTGTTTCATGGACAGGCGGGTTCTACAGCGAAACGGGGTATCAGCAGGGGAAACATTATTTGCAAGCGCGAGTAAGCGGCTATGTGAATCGATTGACCGCAAACATGACGATGTATCCGACCCAAGGCAGCCCGATGTTCATGTATACTATTCCCGATGCGCAACGTAATCATATCGACTTAGCTATCGCCGACAAGCTTGCTGTTTCCGAACAGTGGGGAGTGGACTTCTTAGGGAATTATAGCTATTCACATTCACAACTGTACAGTGAAGCAGGAAAGGCACAACTTTCAGGAATGAAGGATGGAAATCTTAACCGTAGCAATCACCTGGCAAGCGTCAGTTTGATGGGGCACTATCAACCCAGTGCTCACTGGCATTGGATGGCGAAGATGGGTTATGCAACTCGAAGCGCGAGCTTACAGGAGTATTATGGCTTTTATTTGTTCAATCGTTTAGATAATTACGATTACCTCGGTAATATGGACCTTAAAACCGAGAAAGCTTTGCAGGCTAGCTTAGGCATGAGCTATCAATTGGCTTGGCTACGTATAGAAGCTACTGCCTACAACTATTTCTTCAAAGATTACATAGCAGGAGCCATCAATAACGATTTTCAAGTAATGACGATTGGTGCCACTGGTGTAAAACAATATGCCAATCTATCTTCGGCAAATATCATAGGTGCGGAATTTGCGCTTCGTTTGAAACCGTTTAAATTCTTAGAATGGATGAGCACGGTTGCTTATTCTGAGGGCAAAGATAACAGAGACAATTCGCTTCCGCTGATAGCGCCATTTACGAATAACAATAGCCTCCTAGTAAACTATAAGGGTTGGGCGGGACAGGTCGAACTAGCGTATTACGCTGCTCAAAATAAAGTAAGCCCTGAAGTTTACGGCGATACGCATACCCCTTCCGCAACCTTATTGAACGCAGGATTGCGCAAAACATTTTCGTTAAAGCAACATCGGCTCACTAGTAATTTCCGCGTGGAGAATATTTTCGATCGCTATTATTATCGTCATCAAGATATTATGAAAATTGCGCGCCCCGGTCGCAACTTTGTCGCACAAATAAGCCTGTCGTTTTAA